A single region of the Mustela lutreola isolate mMusLut2 chromosome 2, mMusLut2.pri, whole genome shotgun sequence genome encodes:
- the LOC131823400 gene encoding small ribosomal subunit protein eS6-like: MKLNISFPATGCQKLIEVDDERKLRMATEVAADALGEEWKGYVVRISGGNDKQGFPMKQGVLTHDRVCLLLSKGHSCYRPRRTGERKRKSVRGCIVDANLSVLNLVIVKKEEKNIPGLTDTTVPRRLGPKRASRIRKLFNLSKEDDVRQYVVRKPLYKEGKKPRTKAPKIQRLVTPRVLQHKRGCIALKKQRTKKNKKEAAESAKLLAKRMKEANEKRQEQIAKRRRLSSLRASTSKSESSQK, encoded by the coding sequence ATGAAGCTGAACATCTCTTTCCCAGCTACTGGCTGCCAGAAACTCATTGAAGTGGACGATGAACGCAAACTTCGTATGGCCACAGAAGTTGCTGCGGATGCCCTCGGTGAAGAATGGAAGGGTTATGTGGTCCGAATCAGTGGTGGCAATGACAAACAAGGCTTCCCCATGAAGCAGGGTGTCTTGACCCATGACCGTGTCTGCCTGCTGCTGAGTAAGGGGCATTCCTGCTACAGACCAAGGAGGACGGGAGAGAGAAAGCGCAAATCTGTTCGGGGTTGCATCGTGGATGCCAATCTCAGTGTTCTCAACTTGGTCATtgtaaagaaagaggagaagaataTTCCTGGACTCACTGATACTACTGTGCCTCGACGCCTGGGGCCCAAAAGAGCCAGCAGAATCCGCAAACTCTTCAATCTCTCTAAAGAAGATGATGTCCGCCAGTATGTTGTGAGAAAGCCCTTATACAAAGAAGGTAAGAAACCTAGAACCAAAGCGCCCAAGATACAGCGTCTTGTTACTCCACGTGTCCTCCAACACAAACGTGGGTGTATTGCTCTGAAGAAACAGCGCactaagaaaaacaagaaagaggcTGCAGAATCTGCTAAACTTTTGGCCAAGAGAATGAAGGAGGCCAACGAAAAACGCCAGGAACAGATTGCCAAGAGACGGAGGCTGTCCTCTCTGAGAGCTTCTACCTCTAAGTCTGAGTCTAGTCAAAAATGA